The Rhinolophus sinicus isolate RSC01 linkage group LG15, ASM3656204v1, whole genome shotgun sequence region TGGCCATGCCCTGTTCCGACGGGGAGTGGCCCAAGTTCCTGGAGGCGCATGTGGGAACAGAAGGTCTCTGCCCTGCTAGGCCAGATGCATTTCTCTAGCCCTCCCGCTGGAGGAAGTTGTCATTCAGGGCCCAATGAGGGTGGGTGTCTGGTGCCTGGGCTGGTCAGCATGGGGGCACCCTAGGCCTGAGCTGGCTGGGGCTCTGGAAGGCCCCTGTGAAGGACTGGGTGGAAGGATGCCGAGGAGACATTCAGGGAGAGAATGTCCAGGCCTGATGGGTCACCTTCCGGCCACTGAGTGTTCTCTCAGGAGTAGACACTGAGGCACAGGGTTAAGTCCAGCTGTTTGTATTCAGACTAGAAAAGGAAATGTTCTCCCAAGTCCTCTGCTGCTTGTCACAGTCCTTCAGCCAGGGCTGGACCACAACCCTGAGGAGCCACACTGAGTTCCAGTGGCTGCCATGGTGGTGGCCACACCGCTCACGCAGCCTGTACCCGGTAGGCCCGTCGCAGGCTCCTCCAAGCTGCTTGCACCCCATAGACGCCTCTCCGCCTCTGATGCCACTGCTGGCCGAAGACAAAGCACAGCAGGACGGATGTCACAAATAAGAATAGTAGCATTGACACCACCGTGATGATGATGACCATCTGGTTGTCCGGCCTGGGCACTGGAGAAGGAAGGGACAGTGGTTAGAAATCCTCTGGTCCTGGGTGCCAGGGCCCAAGGGGGAGTGGaggcccacccctcccccacccacccttgTCTGTCCTACAGTTGCAGAGATAACTGGCGAATGCTGTGTTGTCTAGGGGAAAGGTAAGCGGGGTCCAGGCCACCAGTCAGGACTTTGTGAGACTGTGAAGGCAGGTGTCCCCCTACCACCATCCCCTGGCATCAGCATGTGATTGCTGGACACCATGGCCTGGGCAGTGGCATGGTCCAGGCCAATCCCTCCCTGGGCACAGCTGAGCGAGCTTCTACCAAACTCTCTGGAGAAGGCCTTGGCCATCAAGAGTCAAAGAACAATGGAGCTCCCGGGGACTTTAGGGGTCAGTTAGGTCAAACTTGTCATTGTAGAGAGGAGCCAAGGCCAGAGAGAGGAGGTTGACTTGGTCAAGGGCACACACCTCAGGAATGACCTAACAACTCGTCCAGGTCCACACTGGGGATTTGGATGCTGGGGACTTGGACAGAGCTTTAGGGGAGAGGATGAGGGAACCCTTGGGATTAAGTGTGGGGCCCCTGAGCTGGCAGAGAGTGCACTAAGGTTTTGATTTCCCCCCAGGGGCTAAAAATGAGtgccctctccttctctccctctgtccgGGGGGGCTCCCCCTCACCATGGACTTCAAGCATCTGGGGCTCTGAGACTTTCCAAATGAGCCTCTGGCCGAGAGAGTGCAGGTCCAGCTCAGCCATGCAGGAGAAGTTGTGGTTGCCGTCTTCCCTGTGAGCCGTGGTGTTATGTGTGGTTAGGGCCTCTTGGATGCCAGCTGTCGCCCCCTCAAAGGTCTTCTTGTGCAGGGTTCTGTTGCCATGGAGCAGGGTGAGGGTGAGTTTCTCAAGGGGTGCCACATCAGGCACCCTGCACTCAATGGTGAAGGATCCGCCCAAACTCACATAGG contains the following coding sequences:
- the ICAM2 gene encoding intercellular adhesion molecule 2 isoform X2, with the protein product MTGNPRLFPTSLWTLLEMAPFGCWGLPVALLTLLCCPGSGEKAFEISIDPKQVVVKYGESQKINCSTSCPQPEAGGLETTLSKELLHEEAQWKQFLVSNVSQNTVMHCYFTCCGEQMTKTANVSVFYPPKEVLLKLQPTYVSLGGSFTIECRVPDVAPLEKLTLTLLHGNRTLHKKTFEGATAGIQEALTTHNTTAHREDGNHNFSCMAELDLHSLGQRLIWKVSEPQMLEVHVPRPDNQMVIIITVVSMLLFLFVTSVLLCFVFGQQWHQRRRGVYGVQAAWRSLRRAYRVQAA